A stretch of the Neofelis nebulosa isolate mNeoNeb1 chromosome 1, mNeoNeb1.pri, whole genome shotgun sequence genome encodes the following:
- the LOC131484549 gene encoding potassium/sodium hyperpolarization-activated cyclic nucleotide-gated channel 4-like translates to MAPPQPTPPPTASRRVAASVRPPCGSPGLPAAAAFVVRLSGPGDANGRQEAVAEATLPLPRCPPRPRLRPEGRHPHARILPASARLAAFHVPGPRNTPLKVLCCLCASRVISLFSTKCLEGAVCTPRIYILPLVHVSTCCSIITH, encoded by the exons ATGGCCCCGCCCCAGCCCACCCCGCCGCCCACCGCTAGCCGCAGAGTCGCCGCTTCCGTCCGCCCCCCCTGCGGCTCCCCGGGGCTCCCGGCCGCAGCCGCCTTTGTGGTCAGACTGTCTGGGCCAGGGGATGCCAACGGCCGCCAGGAGGCCGTGGCCGAGGCCACGCTCCCGCTCCCGCGCTGCCCGCCCAGACCGCGGCTCCGCCCCGAGGGACGGCACCCCCACGCCCGCATCCTTCCAGCCTCTGCCCGCCTGGCCGCCTTCCATGTCCCGGGGCCCCG AAATACTCCTTTAAAAGTCCTCTGCTGTCTCTGTGCATCCCgcgtcatttctcttttctcaaccAAGTGCCTTGAAGGAGCTGTCTGTACTCCCCGAATCTACATCTTGCCTCTTGTTCACGTCTCAACCTGCTGCAGCATAATCACCCACTGA